In Erigeron canadensis isolate Cc75 chromosome 6, C_canadensis_v1, whole genome shotgun sequence, the following are encoded in one genomic region:
- the LOC122603054 gene encoding uncharacterized protein LOC122603054, with translation MGDRRPENPNNRLYGDRRLNVPTNRGTPIRLPTTGVNFPIKGSHLKSVEEEKFDGVTNNDPYGHLESLNNVTPAEGYKILDDMAKEFSDRDELVSKRTGGKTVAKVESGEESSLDIEAKLERIGTSNRQPGTLPSSTQQNPKPQQKSQGSGAKYSHPNARNEQVNAITTRAGNTYNSANPLPNDVTPLVQVEADGTVDDEIEMELEPTVKTPAVPFKTAEKTPIEKPPVKPYQPKIPFPQRLRKAKIKENFKKKKLEEAKTTVLSVEVSAIIKNEIPPKLEDPESFLISCAFGAVLYKALADLGASINLMPYSVYKRLSLGDLTTTRMSIRLADRSFQYPMGIAENLQIRVGHMIFPVDFVVLEMEADINVPLILGRPFLMTADAIIRVKAKEISLGVGDDRVVFNIDRAFKHPYSCDESCFRIDLVEKEDVLEKELMDFLDMEEDEAFLACSEEEQEMVGEMVQEIMASSVDETPPEDETFEEITVNDRRRGLTSVENPPTDLELKPLPDHLEYAYLEGTSFLPVVISSSLLEDEKSRLMTVLKSHKKAFAWKISDIPGISPEFYGMIRRCVSGAETRVILDACHHGPTGGHYGPSMTGKKVYDAGFYWPTIFREAKTLVEVCDACQRQGNITKRDEMPQQTAVDYVSKWAEAKALLTNDARVLAKVLKRYGVTHRFSTSYHPQTSGQVENTNRALKRILEKTVQDNPKIWAKRLDDALWAFRTAYKTPIGTTPYKLLYGKTCHLPIEIEHKAYWALQNCNMDLILAGEKRFLQLHELDEMRLQAYDNSMLFKERTKA, from the exons atgggtgatagGAGGCCggaaaaccccaataaccgtctttacggtgaccgtaggtTAAATGTCCCTACtaataggggcactcctattcgccttccaaccaccggagtaaaCTTTCCTattaaaggaagtcatttgaaaagtgtggaggaagagaagttcGATGGGGTGACTAATAATGATCCATATGGGCATTTAGAgag tttgaacaacGTCACCCCAGCTGAAGGATACAAAATCTTGGATGATATGGCCAAGGAGTTCTCTGATCGCGATGAGCTTGTAAGCAAGAGAACTGGTGGTAAGACTGTGGCAAAGGTGGAGAGTGGTGAAGAATCgagcttg GATATCGAGGCTAAGCTTGAAAGGATAGGAACATCAAATAGGCAGCCCGGTACATTACCGAGCAGTACCCAgcagaatcctaagcctcagcaAAAGAGCCAAGGATCAGGAGCCAAGTATAGCCACCCGAACGCTAGAAACGAGCAAGTCAACGcgatcacaacaagagcaggtaacactTATAATTCTGCAAACCCATTGCCAAATgatgttactcctcttgtgcaggttgaagCCGATGGAACCgttgatgatgagattgagATGGAACTGGAACCAACCGTGAAGACACCGGCCGTTCCATTCAAGACTGCTGAGAAGACTCCTATTGAGAAACCACCGGTTAAACCGTATCAGCCAAAGATACCTTTTCCTCAACGATTGAGGAAAGCGAAGATcaaggaaaattttaaaaa GAAGAAGTTAGAAGAGGCAAAGACAACTGTACTGAGTGTCGAGGTGTCAGCTATCATCAAGAATGAGATCCCTCCTAAGCTAGAAGACCCAGAGAGTTTTCTTATCTCTTGTGCTTTTGGTGCTGTCTTGTATAAGGCATTAGCCGATTTAGGGGCTAGCATAAATTTAATGCCTTATTCTGTGTACAAAAGATTGTCTTTAGGTGATTTGACCActacccgcatgagcattaggctagCGGATcgttcattccaatatcccatgggtatagcggaaaatttgcaaATTAGGGTAGGTCACATGATATTCCcggtagattttgttgttcttgaAATGGAGGCGGATATTAATGTCCCTCTAATTCTTGGCCGACCgttcctcatgaccgcggatgctatcatacGTGTTAAAGCTAAGGAGATTTCCTTAGGGGTTGGCGATGACcgggttgtttttaatattgataggGCTTTTAAGCATCCttactcatgtgatgaatcttgtttcaggatcgatTTAGTCGAGAAAGAAGATGTTTTGGAAAAGGAGCTCATGGATTTTCTAGATATGGAGGAAGATGAAGCATttctagcttgtagtgaagaagaacaagaaatggTTGGTGAAATGGTGCAGGAGATCATGGCGTCGAGTGTTGATGAAACGCCACCGGAAGATGAAACTTTTGAAGAGATCACCGTTAATGATAGAAGACGAGggctaacttcggtggagaatcctcctaccgatttggaactcaagCCACTTCCGGACCATCTAGAGTATGCTTATCTTGAAGGTACATCTTTCTTGCCCGTTGTCATTTCCTCCTCACTTTTGGAGGATGAAAAGTCTAGACTTATGACCGTCCTAAAgtcccataaaaaggcctttgcatggaaaatttctGATATTCCAGGgataagtccagaatttt atggaatgatcAGGAGATGTGTTTCCGGTGCTGAAACCCGTGTGATTTTGGATGCATGCCACCATGGTCCTACCGGTGGTCATTACGGACCATCTATGACTGGTAAGAAGGTATATGATGCAGGGTTCTATTGGCCCACCATTTTTAGGGAAGCAAAAACGTTGGTGGAAGTGTGCGATGCATGTCAACGTCAAGGTAATATCACTAAGAGAGACGAAATGCCTCAACAAacag CCGTTGATTATGTGTCCAAGTGGGCCGAGGCTAAAGCCCTTCTGACTAATGATGCTAGAGTT CTTGCTAAGGTGTTAAAGAGGTATGGGGTCACCCATAGGTTCTCCACCTCTTATCACCCTCAAACAAGcggccaagtggaaaacacAAATAGGGCTTTGAAAAGGATCCTTGAAAAGACCGTGCAAGATAACCCAAAAATTTGGGCCAAGAGGCTTGATGATGCCTTGTGGGCGTTTCGAACCGCCTATAAGACTCCAATTGGTACTACTCCTTATAAGCTTCTTTATGGAAAAACTTGTCATCTCCCGATTGAGATTGAACACAAAGCCTATTGGGCCTTGcaaaattgtaatatggatctAATCTTGGCTGGTGAGAAAAGGTTTTTGCAGTTGCACGAGTTGGATGAAATGAGGTTGCAAGCTTATGACAACTCCATGCTATTCAAGGAGCGTACAAAAGCTTAG